Within the Halomonas sp. HL-93 genome, the region GTACGCGTGTCTTGGAAGCACAGGGATTGGTGGAAACGCGCACCGGGCCTGGTGGCGGTGCCTTTGTGCGTGCGATGAGCGACGCGAAAGCCGTATCGCTTTTAAGTAATTATTTATTTTTCAAAGATATTTCGATTCAGGATATCTATCAGATTCGTTTGGCGCTGGAGCCTGAACTAGCCGCCTCGTTAGCAGGCAAGGTCAGCCAAAGTGATATTGCTCGGTTGCGGGAGAGCTTGCACAGTTACGCACAGCCTAGTGACGATAGCGACACCGAACGGCAGCAGCACCTCGACTCGCTTAACTTTCATTTGATGCTTGCCGAGCTGGCGGGCGGCAATCAATTGCTGACCTTTATTATTCGCTTCACGATCCAGGTGCTTTCCGACCTGACGATTTACCGCCGTTTATATGACCCGGTTACCCACGATTTAGGGCAAACGGGGTGCCGCTACCATGCGGCAATACTTGATGCCATTGAGCTAGGTGATGCGGACAGTGCCTTTGCCATCATGCGCGAGCATATGTTGGACG harbors:
- a CDS encoding FadR/GntR family transcriptional regulator, with the translated sequence MTKKVSQRRPHQVAETIKCWIVDRHLKPGDRLPSEAELMATLNVSKGTVRESTRVLEAQGLVETRTGPGGGAFVRAMSDAKAVSLLSNYLFFKDISIQDIYQIRLALEPELAASLAGKVSQSDIARLRESLHSYAQPSDDSDTERQQHLDSLNFHLMLAELAGGNQLLTFIIRFTIQVLSDLTIYRRLYDPVTHDLGQTGCRYHAAILDAIELGDADSAFAIMREHMLDAQRVMNQQEAQVRRAFLPELLA